One window from the genome of Candidatus Synechococcus calcipolaris G9 encodes:
- a CDS encoding DUF3153 domain-containing protein has protein sequence MALSRRYFLQNFLELYHSQLQRLKGGFLCALLALCLGLTGCIQSDIDIHYRGQSGGDVSQHLQLARPNPALLNQLERQVKQLGGKVENHRPTELDLSLPFDTSQDLAQKLNRLFQPLGTLPAAPLNLDSTHLTIQDQNLLLFLRQHFTYDIDLRPLGVQSGQGEVLVNPETLVQFRLSLETPWGGRFIQKAALVTNDTVVNPGASKTATHRLLWTLQPGYNNHLEAAFIYPSPVGWGALAIGLLVWGGWRLKARNP, from the coding sequence ATGGCTTTATCCCGACGTTATTTCCTCCAAAATTTCCTTGAACTGTACCATTCCCAACTTCAACGTCTGAAAGGTGGGTTTCTTTGCGCTCTCCTGGCCCTATGCCTCGGTCTGACTGGATGCATTCAATCCGATATTGATATCCATTATCGGGGGCAGTCTGGCGGGGATGTGAGTCAACATCTGCAATTGGCCCGGCCCAACCCGGCCCTACTCAATCAACTGGAGCGACAGGTCAAACAACTGGGGGGGAAAGTTGAGAACCATCGTCCCACGGAACTTGATCTGAGCCTTCCCTTTGATACCAGTCAGGATCTAGCCCAAAAACTGAATCGCCTATTTCAACCCCTAGGGACGTTGCCTGCGGCTCCCCTCAACCTCGACTCAACCCATTTAACCATCCAGGATCAAAATCTCCTTCTCTTTTTGCGGCAACATTTCACCTACGACATTGATCTGCGGCCCTTGGGGGTGCAATCTGGCCAAGGGGAGGTTCTAGTCAATCCGGAGACCTTGGTACAGTTTCGCCTCAGTTTAGAAACACCCTGGGGTGGGCGGTTTATCCAAAAGGCGGCCCTGGTAACCAATGATACAGTGGTGAATCCTGGGGCAAGTAAAACCGCAACCCATCGCCTCCTCTGGACATTACAGCCAGGGTATAACAACCATTTAGAAGCAGCCTTTATCTATCCCAGTCCGGTGGGGTGGGGGGCCTTGGCCATTGGTCTATTGGTCTGGGGTGGTTGGCGACTCAAAGCTCGTAACCCATAG
- the ffh gene encoding signal recognition particle protein — protein MFDALAERLESAWKTLRGQDKISETNIQEALREVRRALLEADVNLQVVKDFVEDVRQRAIGAEVVAGVRPDQQFIKIVYDALVEVMGESHHPLAIAPTPPTVILMAGLQGTGKTTATAKLALHLRKQEKTALLVATDVYRPAAIEQLVTLGKQIDVPVFELGTDVNPVEIARQGIAQARSLGVDTVIVDTAGRLQIDTAMMAELVAIKEAIQPDETLLVVDAMTGQEAANLTRAFQDQVGITGAILTKLDGDTRGGAALSVRQISGQPIKFIGVGEKVEALQPFYPDRLASRILGMGDVLTLVEKAQEEVDLADAETMSRKILEAQFDFDDFLKQTRLVKNMGSLAGIMKMIPGMNKISGDQLQQGEVQLKRAESMINSMTRQERQNPELLSSSPSRRQRVAKGSGYTVADVGKLVSDFQRMRSLMQQMGQGNMGMPGMPGMPGMNPMAGAMPGGRSGRSGSVKKPKKQKKKKGFGVL, from the coding sequence ATGTTTGATGCCTTAGCTGAACGCCTTGAATCTGCCTGGAAAACCCTACGGGGCCAGGACAAAATTAGTGAAACCAATATTCAAGAGGCATTGCGGGAGGTTCGGCGGGCCTTGCTGGAGGCGGATGTCAATCTGCAAGTGGTCAAAGATTTTGTAGAGGATGTGCGGCAACGGGCCATTGGGGCTGAGGTGGTGGCAGGGGTTCGCCCCGATCAACAATTTATCAAGATTGTCTACGATGCCCTCGTGGAAGTGATGGGGGAAAGTCATCATCCCTTGGCGATCGCCCCTACTCCGCCCACTGTCATTCTCATGGCTGGTTTACAGGGAACGGGGAAAACAACGGCAACGGCAAAACTCGCCCTACACCTGCGTAAACAGGAAAAAACTGCCCTGCTGGTAGCCACGGATGTTTACCGTCCCGCGGCGATCGAGCAGCTAGTGACCCTGGGTAAACAAATTGATGTGCCCGTCTTTGAACTGGGAACCGATGTCAATCCGGTGGAAATTGCCCGTCAAGGGATTGCCCAGGCCCGCAGTTTAGGGGTTGATACGGTTATTGTGGATACCGCCGGTCGCCTGCAAATCGATACGGCCATGATGGCAGAGTTGGTGGCGATCAAAGAGGCCATTCAGCCCGATGAAACCCTATTAGTCGTGGATGCCATGACCGGGCAAGAGGCGGCAAATTTAACCCGGGCCTTCCAAGATCAGGTGGGCATTACCGGCGCAATCTTAACTAAATTGGATGGAGACACCCGTGGGGGAGCCGCCCTATCCGTCCGCCAAATCTCTGGACAACCGATCAAGTTTATTGGGGTAGGCGAAAAAGTCGAAGCTCTCCAACCCTTCTATCCCGATCGCCTCGCGTCCCGCATTTTAGGGATGGGGGATGTCCTCACCCTCGTGGAAAAAGCCCAAGAAGAGGTGGACTTGGCCGATGCAGAAACCATGTCCCGGAAGATCCTTGAGGCCCAGTTTGATTTTGATGACTTCTTAAAACAAACCCGCCTTGTCAAGAACATGGGGTCTTTGGCAGGGATTATGAAAATGATTCCGGGGATGAACAAAATCTCTGGGGATCAATTGCAACAGGGTGAAGTCCAACTCAAACGGGCAGAGTCGATGATTAATTCCATGACTCGCCAAGAGCGGCAAAATCCTGAACTTCTTTCTAGTTCTCCCAGTCGGCGGCAACGGGTGGCCAAGGGTTCAGGGTATACTGTGGCGGATGTGGGCAAGCTGGTGAGTGACTTCCAACGTATGCGATCGCTGATGCAGCAAATGGGCCAAGGAAATATGGGAATGCCAGGGATGCCAGGAATGCCGGGGATGAATCCGATGGCTGGAGCCATGCCAGGGGGACGAAGCGGGCGATCGGGCAGTGTCAAGAAGCCAAAGAAACAAAAAAAGAAAAAAGGATTTGGCGTACTCTAA
- a CDS encoding TM2 domain-containing protein — MPRSDTGVAYLLWCLGFFGLCGVQRLYTGNIVMGLIYLFTFGFCFIGQLIDLLLIPDLVHQRNLYFQGRYGISPLPQGHGMPIQIELEKLKAEYQATNTPMQRLLVAAQKNGGVLSAAQAAMYTQLEPDQLQAVLMEAQRVGYATISNDATTGAIRYHFDL, encoded by the coding sequence ATGCCTCGAAGTGATACAGGTGTTGCCTACCTGCTCTGGTGTTTAGGTTTTTTTGGTCTCTGTGGTGTTCAACGACTCTACACAGGGAACATTGTCATGGGGTTGATTTATCTGTTTACCTTTGGCTTTTGTTTCATTGGCCAGCTCATTGATTTGCTTTTAATTCCCGACTTGGTACACCAGCGTAATCTATATTTTCAGGGCCGCTATGGTATATCCCCTCTGCCCCAGGGCCATGGTATGCCGATCCAAATAGAATTAGAGAAACTCAAGGCCGAGTACCAAGCAACGAACACGCCGATGCAACGCCTCCTGGTTGCTGCCCAGAAGAATGGGGGGGTGCTATCTGCAGCCCAGGCAGCTATGTATACCCAACTGGAACCGGATCAACTCCAAGCGGTTTTGATGGAAGCGCAGCGGGTGGGGTATGCCACGATTTCCAATGATGCGACCACAGGAGCCATTCGCTATCATTTCGATCTCTAA
- a CDS encoding ABC transporter ATP-binding protein: MTEPLVEFRGVTKRFGDKVILDNIDLAVYPGDALGIIGPSGTGKSTVLRIIAGLTKPDGGDVYIHGQKRLGLIEDGHDPIRMSMVFQQAALFDSLTVEENVGFYLLQTSKLSRREIHRLVEEKLALVGLEGMGNLYPAELSGGMRKRVSFARAILDNPHDSNDDAQILLYDEPTAGLDPIASTVIEDMICRLRANACSTYVIVTHQDTTIRRTSDRLILLYEGKIRWQGSIEELDSSPDPYLRQFVSGQVQGPIRVVDQMMPPLSTSKNPVNQFH, encoded by the coding sequence ATGACTGAGCCACTGGTGGAATTTCGCGGTGTGACTAAGCGTTTTGGCGATAAGGTCATTCTCGATAACATTGATCTGGCTGTTTATCCGGGGGATGCCCTGGGGATTATTGGCCCCTCTGGAACGGGGAAATCAACGGTTCTGCGGATCATTGCCGGTCTGACGAAACCCGATGGCGGGGATGTGTATATCCATGGTCAAAAACGCCTAGGTTTAATTGAAGATGGCCACGATCCCATTCGCATGAGTATGGTGTTTCAGCAGGCGGCCCTTTTTGACTCCCTCACCGTCGAAGAAAATGTCGGTTTTTATCTGTTACAAACCTCGAAACTGTCCCGCCGCGAAATCCATCGGCTCGTGGAGGAAAAACTGGCCCTAGTGGGTCTAGAGGGGATGGGGAATCTGTATCCCGCGGAATTGTCCGGGGGAATGCGGAAACGGGTGAGTTTTGCCCGGGCGATTTTAGATAATCCCCATGATAGTAATGATGATGCCCAGATTCTCCTCTATGATGAACCTACCGCCGGTCTGGATCCCATTGCCTCGACAGTGATTGAAGATATGATCTGCCGTCTACGGGCCAATGCCTGTAGTACCTATGTTATTGTCACCCACCAAGACACGACGATTCGCCGCACCAGCGATCGCCTCATTCTTCTCTATGAAGGTAAGATACGATGGCAGGGAAGTATTGAGGAACTGGATAGCAGTCCCGATCCCTATTTACGCCAATTTGTCAGTGGTCAGGTACAGGGGCCGATTCGAGTCGTTGATCAAATGATGCCACCATTAAGTACATCCAAAAATCCTGTTAATCAATTTCATTAA
- a CDS encoding NCS2 family permease: MIKLLEQYFGLNEWNSTIRVEAVAGVTTFMTMAYILIVNPNILSNAIFLSEPGDLNGELVIATALAAVVGTLCMGLFANFPFALAPGMGLNAFFAFTVVLKLGIPWRLALGAVLVEGVIFILLTASKIRTLIINAIPMSLKHSIAAGIGLFVAYIGLSSGKIIVANPVTKTALGSLNTPEPLIAVAGTVITAMLFTRGIPGALLLGILSTALIGWISGVTPWPSQLIGLPQWPEHLMGQAVVGLGELEMSQLGTFILVTFIFLFVDLFDTVGTLAGVGIQAGYLNEKGELPRSKAALMADAVGTTAGAIFGTSTVTTYIESATGVAVGGRTGLTAVIVALLFVVSLIFKPFFAAIPTFATVPALFMVGVLMMSSVRAISWSDPTEAIPAFATILLMPLTFSIAEGLAVGVMLYPVLKWVAGKSEETNAILWGLAALFALRFGLMIAGII, from the coding sequence ATGATTAAATTGCTTGAGCAGTATTTTGGACTAAATGAGTGGAATAGCACAATCCGAGTTGAGGCCGTAGCTGGTGTCACCACCTTCATGACCATGGCCTACATTTTAATTGTCAATCCCAATATTTTGTCCAATGCTATTTTCCTCTCCGAGCCTGGCGACCTAAATGGGGAACTGGTGATTGCCACGGCTCTGGCAGCAGTGGTGGGAACGCTCTGTATGGGGCTGTTTGCCAACTTCCCCTTTGCGTTGGCACCAGGAATGGGCTTGAATGCCTTTTTTGCCTTTACCGTTGTCCTCAAGTTGGGGATTCCCTGGCGGTTGGCCTTGGGGGCTGTGTTGGTGGAAGGGGTAATTTTTATTCTCCTGACCGCTTCTAAAATTCGCACCCTGATTATCAATGCCATTCCCATGTCCCTCAAACACTCAATTGCGGCGGGAATTGGCCTGTTTGTCGCCTATATTGGCCTGTCCTCTGGAAAAATCATTGTTGCCAATCCGGTGACGAAAACCGCCTTGGGTAGCCTGAATACTCCGGAACCCTTGATTGCCGTAGCGGGGACTGTGATTACAGCGATGCTGTTTACGCGGGGGATCCCTGGGGCCTTATTATTGGGGATTTTATCCACAGCCCTGATCGGCTGGATTTCTGGAGTTACTCCTTGGCCATCCCAACTTATCGGCCTTCCCCAGTGGCCGGAGCATCTGATGGGGCAAGCGGTTGTTGGTCTGGGGGAACTGGAAATGTCCCAACTGGGGACGTTTATTCTTGTTACGTTTATCTTTTTATTTGTGGATCTATTCGATACGGTGGGGACATTAGCCGGGGTGGGTATCCAGGCCGGATATTTGAATGAAAAGGGAGAACTACCTCGCAGCAAAGCCGCCTTAATGGCCGATGCCGTCGGCACAACTGCCGGGGCGATTTTTGGAACCTCGACGGTGACCACCTATATCGAATCAGCAACGGGGGTGGCAGTGGGGGGACGGACGGGATTAACAGCCGTGATTGTAGCCCTCCTATTTGTTGTCTCCTTAATTTTTAAGCCCTTTTTTGCCGCCATTCCCACCTTTGCCACCGTTCCCGCTCTATTTATGGTGGGGGTGTTGATGATGTCCAGTGTCCGCGCGATTTCATGGTCAGATCCCACAGAAGCTATTCCCGCCTTTGCCACAATTTTGTTGATGCCGTTAACATTTTCCATTGCCGAAGGTCTAGCAGTGGGGGTGATGCTCTATCCAGTCTTAAAGTGGGTGGCGGGAAAATCAGAGGAAACCAATGCCATTCTTTGGGGGCTGGCGGCATTGTTTGCACTTCGGTTTGGATTGATGATTGCTGGGATTATTTAA
- the gor gene encoding glutathione-disulfide reductase — translation MSYDYDLFVIGAGSGGLAASKRAASYGAKVAIAEADKVGGTCVIRGCVPKKLLVYASKFSHLYHDAEGYGWREVDPKLNWQKLIKAVDNEVNRLSQLHIGFLAKAGVELMPLRASLVDDHTLELHNPQNPDQTPRRVTAAKILIAVGGEAIKPKVPGIEHSITSREMFLLPKKPKRIAILGAGYISVEFAGIMKGLGSEVIHLIRGDRPLRGFDIDVQEGIYQGMVNHGIDVRGLTSLTSLQRTKKGNIRVAYERDGEESVIKVDTVLCAIGRSPKLSGLGLENAGIQLKANERGIASIAVDEYSRTNQAHIFAVGDCTDRVNLTPVAIAEGRAFADTEFGNNPRSVNYDNIPSAVFSQPEAASVGLTEAQAKAKLGEDKVKVYRASFRPMFHSLTGANEKVMVKLVVEQQTEWIMGVHMVGDYAAEIIQGMAIAVKMGATKKDFDATIGIHPSTAEEFVTLR, via the coding sequence ATGAGCTATGATTACGACCTATTTGTCATTGGTGCAGGGTCAGGGGGATTGGCGGCCTCCAAACGGGCAGCATCCTACGGCGCAAAGGTGGCGATCGCCGAAGCAGATAAAGTTGGCGGAACCTGTGTCATCCGTGGCTGTGTCCCGAAAAAGCTCCTCGTCTATGCCTCAAAATTTTCCCATCTCTACCATGATGCTGAGGGCTACGGTTGGCGGGAAGTGGATCCGAAGCTAAATTGGCAAAAACTAATCAAAGCAGTGGATAACGAGGTGAATCGCCTCAGTCAACTCCACATTGGTTTTTTGGCCAAGGCAGGGGTGGAACTCATGCCCCTAAGGGCTAGTTTGGTAGACGACCACACCCTTGAGTTACACAATCCCCAAAATCCTGATCAGACCCCCCGAAGGGTTACAGCAGCCAAGATTTTGATTGCCGTGGGTGGCGAAGCTATTAAGCCGAAGGTTCCTGGCATTGAACACAGTATTACCTCGCGGGAGATGTTCCTATTGCCCAAGAAACCCAAACGAATTGCCATTTTGGGGGCCGGCTACATCAGTGTGGAATTTGCTGGAATTATGAAGGGTTTGGGCAGTGAGGTGATTCATCTCATTCGCGGCGATCGCCCCCTGCGGGGATTTGACATCGATGTGCAAGAGGGCATTTATCAAGGCATGGTCAACCATGGGATTGATGTCCGCGGACTAACCTCCCTCACCTCCCTGCAACGCACGAAAAAGGGGAATATTCGCGTAGCCTACGAACGGGATGGCGAAGAAAGTGTCATCAAGGTGGATACGGTTCTCTGTGCCATTGGCCGATCCCCCAAGCTGTCGGGTCTGGGTTTAGAAAATGCCGGTATTCAGCTAAAAGCCAATGAGCGCGGTATTGCCTCAATCGCTGTTGATGAGTATAGCCGCACCAACCAAGCCCATATTTTTGCCGTTGGCGACTGCACCGATCGGGTCAACCTAACCCCGGTGGCGATCGCTGAAGGGCGGGCCTTTGCGGATACCGAGTTTGGCAATAACCCCCGCAGCGTCAACTATGACAACATTCCCTCTGCGGTCTTTTCCCAGCCCGAGGCGGCCAGTGTCGGCCTGACGGAAGCCCAGGCCAAGGCCAAACTAGGGGAAGATAAAGTAAAGGTATACCGAGCCAGTTTTCGGCCCATGTTCCACAGTCTGACCGGCGCAAACGAAAAAGTGATGGTTAAATTGGTGGTTGAACAGCAAACGGAATGGATTATGGGGGTACACATGGTCGGGGACTACGCCGCTGAAATTATTCAAGGCATGGCGATCGCCGTTAAAATGGGAGCAACGAAAAAAGACTTTGATGCCACCATTGGGATTCACCCCTCCACCGCCGAAGAATTTGTCACCCTGCGCTAG
- a CDS encoding Fis family transcriptional regulator, with the protein MTDHSHVGSLLDDLLEEDGILAEVNAVAFKRVLAWQISQEMQKRGLSKSKMARSMNTSRPALERLLDPSNTSITLKTMERAATILAKRLRIELVDYQESKIK; encoded by the coding sequence ATGACAGATCACTCTCATGTTGGTTCTTTGCTCGATGATTTGCTTGAAGAGGATGGGATCCTCGCTGAAGTTAATGCAGTTGCCTTTAAGCGTGTCCTGGCCTGGCAAATTTCCCAAGAAATGCAGAAAAGGGGTCTGAGTAAGTCTAAAATGGCACGCTCAATGAATACCAGCAGACCTGCCCTAGAGCGGCTACTTGACCCTAGCAATACATCCATCACACTGAAAACAATGGAGCGGGCTGCCACAATTTTGGCTAAACGTTTGCGAATTGAATTAGTAGATTATCAAGAATCTAAAATTAAATAA
- a CDS encoding MlaD family protein, with amino-acid sequence MRSRIAREGSVGLFILGGVAIFSIVLLWLRGQLFAGKTYTLEVELQSAPGLAAGTSVRYRGINVGRVADIKVEPTGIIAILRIDDVIIPRNTVPEIRQAGFIGQSYLDFPAPEEALTLPENISAFAPQCDPKLIYCNGDRLVGATGQGLDDFIRTANRFTAALESSGIIDNANVLFTSANRTLDTADESLSKVGLALDNFNELSVDAKEQLGEFSAAARSVDRAANQISSLVEVNRDTITSTLKNLDAAGGDLRVALNSLTPFMNRLQEGQLLENLEALAANGSEAAENLNKISGTLSSPLIMLSLAQTLDAARATFVNTQQITNDLKGLTGDESFKSDLQRLIRVLGRLLSSSQELEQQLVALYAQAQLSEAQSPTSPSSAPSPAISPTNSSNPKEDDRVVTDESPTKPEN; translated from the coding sequence ATGCGATCGCGGATAGCACGGGAAGGGTCGGTCGGGCTGTTTATTCTAGGTGGGGTTGCCATCTTCAGTATTGTCTTGCTATGGCTGCGGGGCCAGTTGTTTGCCGGTAAAACCTATACCCTAGAAGTGGAACTCCAGTCGGCTCCAGGGCTGGCGGCGGGTACTTCGGTACGCTATCGCGGCATAAATGTGGGCCGGGTTGCCGATATTAAGGTTGAACCCACTGGAATTATTGCCATTCTCAGAATTGACGATGTGATTATTCCACGGAATACGGTTCCTGAAATTCGTCAAGCCGGATTTATTGGCCAGTCCTACTTAGATTTCCCGGCTCCAGAGGAAGCCCTTACCCTACCGGAAAATATCAGTGCCTTTGCCCCCCAATGTGATCCAAAGCTGATCTACTGTAATGGCGATCGCCTAGTGGGGGCGACGGGGCAGGGGTTGGATGATTTTATTCGGACGGCCAATCGTTTTACGGCTGCCCTAGAAAGCTCGGGGATTATTGATAACGCTAATGTTCTGTTTACCAGTGCCAATCGTACCCTGGATACCGCCGATGAATCCCTGAGTAAGGTGGGTCTGGCCCTAGATAACTTTAACGAATTGAGTGTGGATGCCAAGGAGCAACTGGGGGAATTTTCCGCCGCTGCCCGTTCGGTGGATCGGGCCGCCAATCAAATTAGTAGCCTGGTGGAAGTTAACCGAGATACGATTACTTCTACCCTGAAAAACCTGGACGCGGCGGGCGGGGATCTGCGGGTCGCCCTGAATAGTTTGACGCCCTTTATGAATCGGCTCCAGGAAGGTCAACTCCTCGAAAACCTGGAAGCTTTGGCGGCCAATGGTTCTGAGGCGGCGGAAAACCTGAATAAAATATCCGGTACGTTGAGCAGTCCCCTGATTATGCTGTCCTTAGCCCAAACCCTGGATGCGGCTCGGGCCACCTTTGTGAATACCCAACAGATTACCAATGATCTAAAGGGGTTAACGGGGGATGAGTCCTTTAAATCGGATTTGCAACGCTTAATTCGGGTACTGGGTCGCTTACTTTCCTCTAGTCAAGAGTTGGAACAGCAGTTGGTGGCCCTCTATGCCCAAGCCCAACTGAGTGAAGCCCAATCTCCAACTTCGCCGTCATCGGCCCCTAGCCCGGCGATCTCCCCCACTAATTCCAGTAATCCCAAGGAAGATGATCGGGTAGTAACGGATGAGTCCCCCACCAAACCGGAAAATTAA
- the purU gene encoding formyltetrahydrofolate deformylase translates to MVGPTAILLVCCPDQRGLVAKIAHFIYSHNGNIIHADHHTDGVADLFLTRIEWEVAGFALGRSHIAEAFETYAQEQGLFPRPEEVRWHLDFSDRVSRLAIWVSRQDHCLLDLIWRQRAGELRADIPLIISNHDQNRAIAEQFKIDFHTIPVNPDHRVEAEAQQLKLLQTYNIDLVILAKYMQILSPDFLGQFSQIINIHHSFLPAFAGANPYQRAYVRGVKIIGATAHYVTQNLDQGPIIEQDVVRVSHRDDVTDLVRKGKDLERMVLARAVRLHLHNRVLVYGNRTVVFA, encoded by the coding sequence ATGGTTGGCCCAACCGCCATCTTACTGGTGTGCTGCCCTGATCAACGGGGATTAGTGGCAAAAATTGCCCACTTTATTTATAGCCACAATGGCAATATTATCCATGCCGATCACCATACCGATGGGGTTGCGGATCTCTTCTTGACCCGGATTGAATGGGAAGTGGCGGGATTTGCCCTAGGGCGATCGCACATCGCCGAAGCCTTTGAAACCTATGCCCAGGAACAGGGATTATTCCCACGCCCGGAAGAGGTTCGCTGGCACCTTGATTTTTCCGATCGGGTCTCTCGCCTGGCCATCTGGGTCAGCCGTCAAGATCATTGTTTACTTGACCTCATTTGGCGACAGCGGGCGGGGGAACTACGGGCAGATATTCCTCTGATCATCAGTAATCATGACCAGAATCGGGCGATCGCTGAGCAATTTAAGATTGATTTCCATACTATTCCCGTCAATCCCGACCATCGTGTCGAGGCCGAGGCCCAACAACTCAAACTATTGCAAACCTACAACATCGATCTGGTGATCCTCGCCAAATATATGCAGATTCTTAGCCCAGACTTCCTAGGCCAGTTTTCCCAGATCATTAACATCCACCATTCCTTTCTGCCGGCCTTTGCCGGAGCCAATCCCTACCAGCGGGCCTATGTGCGTGGCGTAAAAATCATTGGTGCCACAGCCCACTACGTTACCCAAAACCTAGATCAGGGCCCGATCATTGAGCAGGATGTGGTGCGAGTCAGCCACCGAGATGATGTCACCGATCTGGTTCGCAAAGGCAAGGATCTCGAACGCATGGTACTCGCTCGGGCCGTGCGCCTCCACCTCCATAACCGCGTTTTAGTCTACGGCAATCGCACCGTTGTTTTTGCCTAG
- a CDS encoding AI-2E family transporter, giving the protein MNWLGPPSSLRRYLIYGGMGPIIALNLWVLQQVYLYFEYLITILAIAAILAFLLNYLVDRLERLSLRRGRAILVVLVLTVISLGILGFLGLPIAIDQAKQLLERLPELADTSNKSLQTLAALGRRYRLPIDVDEVTADFILQLKGVATQLPGVAFTTLGRFVDTALILVLAVYMLFYGGSLWRGMMGLLPPPLGTVISQSLRLNIQGFFTAQLVLGGFMFMTLLPFMGLLGVDFGFLFALIIGIAQLIPVIGATLGIGLVFLLVILQNFWLAIKIALIAIILQQIKDNILAPKLLGDMIGLNPLWQFIALLIGGRVAGLLGVFLAIPLAATFKSTVQTMQQRQTP; this is encoded by the coding sequence ATGAACTGGCTGGGGCCACCCTCTTCTCTGCGTCGCTATCTCATCTATGGCGGTATGGGGCCGATCATTGCCCTCAATCTTTGGGTGCTTCAACAGGTCTATTTGTACTTTGAGTACCTGATTACAATCCTGGCGATCGCCGCCATCTTAGCCTTTTTATTAAACTACCTCGTCGATCGCCTAGAACGCCTTTCGCTCCGACGGGGACGGGCGATTTTAGTGGTGTTAGTCTTGACAGTGATTAGTTTAGGCATACTAGGGTTTCTTGGCTTACCCATTGCCATTGATCAAGCCAAACAATTGCTAGAGCGTTTACCCGAACTGGCGGATACCAGTAATAAAAGCTTGCAGACCTTAGCCGCCCTGGGCCGACGATACCGCCTTCCCATTGATGTGGATGAAGTGACGGCAGATTTTATCCTCCAACTCAAAGGCGTTGCCACCCAACTCCCTGGGGTAGCCTTTACGACCTTAGGTCGATTTGTGGATACGGCCCTAATTCTAGTGTTAGCGGTTTATATGCTCTTTTATGGTGGTTCCCTGTGGCGGGGAATGATGGGGCTTTTGCCACCGCCCCTGGGAACAGTGATTAGCCAATCCCTGCGCTTGAATATTCAAGGGTTTTTCACCGCCCAGCTTGTTTTAGGGGGGTTTATGTTTATGACCCTCCTTCCCTTTATGGGGTTGCTTGGGGTTGATTTTGGCTTTTTATTTGCCCTGATCATTGGTATAGCCCAACTCATTCCCGTTATTGGGGCCACCCTTGGCATTGGTTTGGTTTTTTTATTGGTGATTTTGCAGAATTTTTGGTTGGCCATTAAAATTGCCCTAATTGCCATCATTCTCCAACAGATCAAGGACAATATTCTCGCTCCTAAACTGCTGGGGGATATGATTGGCTTAAATCCCCTGTGGCAGTTTATTGCTCTCTTAATTGGTGGGCGCGTGGCGGGCTTACTGGGCGTATTCTTGGCCATTCCCCTTGCGGCAACGTTTAAGTCAACGGTGCAAACGATGCAACAGCGGCAGACTCCCTAA
- a CDS encoding HEAT repeat domain-containing protein — translation MYDDDLQLIESAESEDLLDQLPSDEPSRPDPEEMLPLLRSPDVTERMLAARAFCELQDERAIPHLIDLLQESCPLVRVSAAYALGRNPSLTAIDPLIAQLKIDWNGYVRKGVVWALGNCGIRFNTPEVYRRSLDPLIHALQTDISAVRLWAASSLGQMAEVNGDAATMAIPPLCMALMDDAIPAIRSNCAWALGQLCRQIPLGVLYTQAIDALIIALEDEDMGVQEDAKAALLKLGDARGLQAIADSQPEEML, via the coding sequence ATGTATGATGATGACTTGCAGCTAATTGAATCCGCAGAATCAGAGGATCTGCTCGACCAACTCCCTAGCGACGAGCCAAGCCGTCCCGACCCGGAAGAAATGTTGCCGCTGTTGCGATCGCCGGATGTGACTGAACGGATGTTGGCAGCCCGGGCCTTTTGTGAGTTACAGGATGAGCGGGCCATTCCCCATCTGATTGATCTTCTCCAGGAAAGCTGTCCCCTTGTCCGGGTGAGTGCGGCCTATGCCTTGGGCCGGAATCCCAGTTTGACCGCCATTGATCCCCTCATTGCTCAGTTAAAAATAGATTGGAACGGCTATGTCCGCAAGGGAGTGGTTTGGGCCCTGGGAAATTGCGGGATTCGCTTTAATACCCCAGAGGTATACCGCCGTAGTCTGGATCCCCTCATTCATGCCCTGCAAACGGATATTTCGGCAGTACGGTTGTGGGCCGCCAGTTCCCTGGGTCAAATGGCTGAAGTTAATGGGGATGCGGCAACCATGGCTATTCCGCCCCTGTGTATGGCCCTGATGGACGATGCGATTCCGGCCATTCGTAGTAACTGTGCCTGGGCCCTGGGACAACTCTGCCGTCAAATTCCCCTGGGGGTTCTCTATACCCAAGCCATTGATGCCTTAATTATTGCCCTAGAGGACGAAGACATGGGGGTACAGGAGGATGCTAAGGCGGCCCTTTTGAAATTGGGGGATGCCCGTGGCCTCCAGGCGATCGCCGATTCTCAACCAGAAGAGATGTTATAG